In Acidobacteriota bacterium, the genomic stretch TATAGTAGGAGGATTAGGAGTTGTAATTACGTTAAGCTAAAAGCTTCACGCCCTGTTTTACGATCTCTGGGATATCCCCCACCTTAGATGCAGACTCTGACAGAGTGAACGCGAGTGATTATTTTTCAGGGAATAGCTGGATTGAAACTTCAAAGATGGCTGCTTCCTTCACCTAAAGCCTCACTCATTTTTGAATAGTCATTTCTATATAAAAAATATCCCATTAGATACTAATACAAACGAATTAAATAAATTGACATGGAGGGCAAGGCTTTAGCCTTGCATCAAGCAACCCCCAAATCAACCCAGGAAACAAGTTCAGGGCAAGGTTCGGGGCGGGCTCTGAAGGGTTGCCCTACAAATTATTTATTACTTTTGTATTAAATCTGCTTAATTCTTATTAAAAAATTACTTATCTTTATTTAGCTTTTTTGCCACGGTGATTAAATCAAGAGAATGTTTTGGGAAATAAAACCCTAAATGGTTTAAAAATTTCATCATCAATTTATTCGACTTTTTATTCCCTTCCCTCTGAAGATAGTCTTCTTTCCACCATTTATTTGATTTTGTAAAAAGTTCAATGTAAATTCCCTTCTTTTTTAAAGGTTTATACCCAGCTTCAGGAAGAATAGTTTTATTCAGTTCTTCAAAAGAAAATTCTCTCAAATGGTCTGGGCTAAATGGCCAGTTCTGTCTGTTGATTCTATTTATTCTCCTTTCCCTGTTTGGAGTTGTAATTATTAAAATTCCTCCCACCTTATGAACTCTTTTCCATTCTTTAATTCCCTTTTCCGGGCCGGGAAGATGTTCTAAAATTTCTCCTGCAAAAATCGAATCAAAGCTTTCAGATTTAAAGGGAAGATGGGAAGCATCGAAAACTATCCAGCTTATATCAGGCCTTTTCTCCTTTCTCTCCTTCATGAGCTCAAACTCTATATCTCCTGCAAATATTTTAAACTTCCATTTTCTTTCGATTGCAGTAAACAGAGAGAGCCCACATCCAACATCAAGCACTCTACCTCTGAAATATTTAGCAAAATACTTCCTTAAAATTTTTAATTTATACTGATGTAGTAAATGAAGGAAAGGCATCTCAGGGGTGTATCCATCTCTAATATATTGCCTTTTATAGAAAGACTTTAAAACATTTTTATCATCGATTTTCAGTAACACTCTTTTCAAAAAAATTATTTCTGTATTTTTATTCCAAAAAACTAACTTACAGTCCTGTAATGGATCCAGATTATAATAAGGATTGACCCATAAATTTTCAGGTGTAATTTCTTTTCCTTCTTTAAATACCTTTAAAGAGCTTTCGTTGATTTTATTAAAATCAAACCTCAGGCCTAAAAGATGATTTCCATTTTCCATTTTAAAATGCCACCACCCAAGATGATTTTCAGGATGGTTCTGAGGCTGAAATGAATATATATCAATTGAAAATACAAGATCTTCCTTCGTATGCAAAAAAATTTGTATGGCTGTTGTTCCTTTCAATTTCTCAAGGTATACCTCATTTTCTTCAGGTTTTATTCTAATTCCTGTTGTCATTGCTTATTTCTCCTTAAAACTAATACA encodes the following:
- a CDS encoding class I SAM-dependent methyltransferase, which translates into the protein MTTGIRIKPEENEVYLEKLKGTTAIQIFLHTKEDLVFSIDIYSFQPQNHPENHLGWWHFKMENGNHLLGLRFDFNKINESSLKVFKEGKEITPENLWVNPYYNLDPLQDCKLVFWNKNTEIIFLKRVLLKIDDKNVLKSFYKRQYIRDGYTPEMPFLHLLHQYKLKILRKYFAKYFRGRVLDVGCGLSLFTAIERKWKFKIFAGDIEFELMKERKEKRPDISWIVFDASHLPFKSESFDSIFAGEILEHLPGPEKGIKEWKRVHKVGGILIITTPNRERRINRINRQNWPFSPDHLREFSFEELNKTILPEAGYKPLKKKGIYIELFTKSNKWWKEDYLQREGNKKSNKLMMKFLNHLGFYFPKHSLDLITVAKKLNKDK